The Geoalkalibacter subterraneus genome contains the following window.
CAGATGTCGACATTCCGTCTCCCTAGGGGTCAGAATCAAATCAGTCCAACCTAAAGACATTTTTTTGACTCACAATGGGCTTTTACTTGTGATTCCTAAGCGTGATTTTGCAAGAGAGGGGCCAAGATTGTGGTCCCCCGGTGAGGAGTGAGGCGGGAGGGGTGAGGAGAAAACCTTCTAAACGCTTGAACCACCCGTTCACTTCGTTCTCTAGAGATCACAGAGGGCACAAAGAAAACATGGGAGAAGGGAAGGAGGAAGCAAAAAAAGATTGTCAAAAAGATTCTCTCTGTGGCTTTTCCTCTGTGTTCTCAGTGTGCTCTATGGTTCAAGCTTTTGGCCTAAGGGCTTTGCCTTTAAGCAGCATCATGCTATTGTTACATGTAACAATAAAGGAGGACCAAATGCCCTGTCATGCGAAAACATCCAAAGATCGAGTAAAAACCCACCGCCGCAGGATGCGTGCAGCCGGCCTCAAGGCTGTCCAAATCTGGGTTCCGGATACTCGTATTCCGGGATTTTCCGAAGAATGCCGCCGGCAGTCACGAATCATCCGTAATGATCCCGAAGAGGTGCGTGAGTTGGAGCAGCTTGCTGAAATGGCCGACTGGAGCGAAGAATGAAACGAGGGGATCTCGTATTGGTTGCGCCGCCGGGGGCTTATGGCAAACCTCGACCGGCACTGATCATCCAATCTGATCTGTTTGCCGAACATCCCAGCGTCACGATCTGCCTGCTGAGCAGTCATCTGCAGCAGACCCCCCTCTTCCGCTACCAGGTTGAACCCCACACTGAAAACGGCTTGTCTGTTCC
Protein-coding sequences here:
- a CDS encoding antitoxin MazE family protein; this translates as MPCHAKTSKDRVKTHRRRMRAAGLKAVQIWVPDTRIPGFSEECRRQSRIIRNDPEEVRELEQLAEMADWSEE
- a CDS encoding type II toxin-antitoxin system PemK/MazF family toxin, which gives rise to MKRGDLVLVAPPGAYGKPRPALIIQSDLFAEHPSVTICLLSSHLQQTPLFRYQVEPHTENGLSVPSQVQVDKIMTLPRTKLGQKIGRLQDRQLQEITRLIALWVGLAG